A window from Dehalobacter sp. DCA encodes these proteins:
- a CDS encoding nucleotidyl transferase AbiEii/AbiGii toxin family protein, protein MRTNNPMQLKAYIKKMAAEKNISAQLIMQNYMMERLLERISVSKYQSNLILKGGFLISAIVGLDTRATMDLDTTIKGFDVSHDTIRRIFEEISSIPIEDDVKFEVLNTSDIREGDDYPGIRVSLRANYPPLAVPLSVDVTTGDKITPREIEYSFKLLFDDRTIIIMAYNLETVLAEKLETVITRGIANTRPRDFYDIYILYQLRGHECDKSVLKSALVETASKRKSISIMSNYKTAMENIAASEQLKGFWRKYQTDFDYAQDIAFTDVCHTISQIFKEIGF, encoded by the coding sequence ATGAGAACGAACAATCCAATGCAATTGAAAGCATATATAAAAAAGATGGCCGCTGAAAAGAACATTTCCGCCCAGCTTATCATGCAGAACTACATGATGGAAAGGCTGTTGGAACGTATTTCTGTATCCAAATATCAATCTAATCTGATTTTAAAAGGCGGATTCTTGATTTCTGCCATTGTCGGGCTGGATACAAGGGCAACAATGGATTTGGATACCACAATAAAAGGATTTGACGTTAGCCATGATACTATCCGGAGAATTTTTGAGGAAATAAGCTCCATTCCCATTGAGGATGATGTCAAATTCGAAGTGCTGAATACATCCGATATCCGCGAAGGTGATGATTATCCAGGAATCAGAGTATCTTTGAGGGCCAATTATCCTCCACTGGCTGTTCCACTTTCCGTGGATGTTACGACCGGAGACAAAATCACTCCCAGAGAAATCGAATACTCTTTTAAACTTCTTTTTGATGACAGGACGATCATAATCATGGCGTACAATCTGGAAACGGTGCTCGCGGAAAAGCTGGAAACTGTAATAACCCGGGGAATTGCGAATACAAGACCAAGAGACTTTTATGATATTTACATTCTGTATCAGCTCAGAGGCCATGAATGCGATAAATCGGTGTTGAAAAGCGCTTTAGTGGAAACTGCTTCCAAACGAAAAAGCATTTCTATTATGTCAAATTACAAAACGGCGATGGAAAACATCGCCGCAAGTGAACAATTGAAAGGCTTCTGGAGAAAATACCAAACAGATTTTGACTATGCACAGGACATTGCTTTTACGGATGTCTGCCATACGATTAGCCAAATTTTCAAAGAAATTGGTTTTTGA
- the mobC gene encoding plasmid mobilization protein: MRRRNIRVQVWLNKEEKTKLQANAKKTGLSKETYLRTLINGYVPKELPPPDYYVIMRELHAIGGNLNQIAAKANATGHIDRTVFQYESNRLRKVVLDIQAAVTSPQKLE, encoded by the coding sequence ATGAGAAGACGCAACATTCGTGTTCAGGTGTGGCTCAACAAAGAAGAGAAAACAAAACTTCAAGCTAATGCCAAAAAAACAGGGCTTTCCAAAGAAACCTATCTGCGCACCCTAATAAACGGCTATGTGCCCAAAGAGCTTCCTCCGCCCGACTACTACGTCATAATGAGGGAGCTTCACGCCATCGGCGGCAACCTGAATCAGATTGCGGCAAAGGCAAATGCCACAGGTCATATCGACAGGACTGTGTTTCAGTATGAATCCAATCGGCTCCGCAAGGTCGTGCTGGATATTCAGGCTGCGGTCACGTCGCCGCAAAAGCTGGAGTGA
- a CDS encoding DUF6809 family protein: MSILSLINNHDENLNQMIRNEAEYHKYLDEAGDSWHELTKTGISQEQKDLIEKIERASLCIGSVTSEVCYEKGFKDAVKLIMNHSYPS, from the coding sequence ATGTCAATTTTAAGCCTTATTAACAATCATGATGAAAATCTAAATCAAATGATTAGAAACGAGGCTGAATACCACAAATATCTAGATGAGGCCGGTGATTCTTGGCACGAGTTAACAAAAACGGGTATCAGCCAGGAGCAAAAAGATTTAATAGAGAAGATAGAACGAGCTTCATTATGTATAGGGTCTGTTACCTCTGAGGTTTGCTATGAGAAGGGTTTCAAGGATGCCGTAAAGCTTATTATGAATCACTCGTATCCTAGTTGA
- a CDS encoding DEAD/DEAH box helicase family protein gives MALGIEFTIEDRRYAIDSIDEKAGTVSLQDITFQRSVGFPIFRRESIAFVRGVLERQEEPIWQKTRGSEVGRVRIDLLPELPKQEHINFHITDDNLGMGGQKTKYGYNVAAIRLLNRLEQENRLATAEEQEILALYVGWGGLPQAFDENNSSWAKEYAELKELLDEGEYTSARASTLNAHYTSPTVIKAIYACLVNMRFQTGNILEPAMGIGNFFGLVPESMAKSKLYGIELDSITGRIAKQLYQQANIAVQGFEETNLPDSFFDLAIGNVPFGNYKVADRKYDKHNFLIHDYFFAKTLDKVRPGGIVAFITSSGTLDKQNREVRKYIAQRAEFLGAVRLPNNAFLKNAGTEVVADIIFLQKRDRVIDIEPDWVHLDKTPEGFTVNSYFVQNPDMILGQLTEENTQYGRQECTCAPYENADLADQLREAMSSIHAEITEYEMDDISEDEDTSIPADPNVRNFSYCLVNGGIYFRENSRMNRVETSVTAEGRIKGMIGIRDCVRDLIEYQTEDYSDEAIHEQQRRLNRLYDAFTAKYGLLNSRGNNMAFSDDSSYCLLCSLEILDENGEMERKADMFTKRTIRQRTVISHVDTATEALAISIAEKACVDMGFMRSLTGLSYEQLEKDLQSVIFRNPEKLDSEEKPMFETADAYLSGNVREKLKAARKFAEMHSEIYGVNVTALEAVQPKDLDASEIDVRLGATWLPPDVVKDFIFEFLETPYLYKRYIDVLYSTYTANWNVKGKSDDRSDNIKANVTYGTKRINAYKIIEETLNLRDVRIFDTVYEDGNEKRVLNKKETAIAQQKQEAIKEAFQGWLWKDPKRREHLTRLYNDRFNSIRPREYDGSHIRFTGINPEITLRKHQVDAVAHILYGGNTLLAHCVGAGKTYEMTAAAMESKHLGLCNKSMFVVPNHLTEQWAGEFLQLYPSANILVATKKDFETKNRKKFCARIATGDYDAVIIGHSQFEKIPISAERQKQQLEEQIAEITSGIRELKDERGERYAIKQLERTKKTLRLKLDKLNDTSRKDDVVTFEELGVDRMFVDEADFYKNLFLFTKMRNVAGLAQTEAQKSSDLFAKCRYLDELTEGRGIIFATGTPISNSITEMYTMQRYLQYEILRKNGLQHFDCWASTFGETVTAIELAPEGTGYRAKTRFARFYNLPELMSMFKEVADIKTADMLNLPVPIANYHNVAVKPSEFQRDMVAELAERAEKVRAREVEPYEDNMLKITNDGRKLALDQRLANPMLPDHEDSKVNACVDSIFHFWQENNDKKLTQLVFCDLSTPHYDNSFNVYDDVKKKLIGKGVPSDEISYIHDANTETKKKELFAKVRKGQVRVLIGSTFKMGAGTNVQDRLIALHDLDCPWRPRDLEQRSGRIVRQGNKNGEVHIYRYVTENTFDAYLYQILENKQRFISQIVTSKSPVRSAEDIDETALSYAEVKALATGNPHIREKMDLDIQVSKLKLLKANHLSQRYALEDRLYKHFPQQIKFTEERIVGYEKDLALYELHSTSGPIEENTDSAEDSKFAGMTVKGIHYAEKVKAGAAILEACKLMISPEPQELGNYMGFPMLFSFDSFNKKYQITLRGALSHTVTLGTDIHGNITRLNNAQGELPKKLEYCREQLKTIQHQMETAKEQIGVPFEKEQELQSKSARLAELNILLNMDKRENEVLDCEPDEEFEVQEKKAVGHER, from the coding sequence ATGGCCTTGGGAATTGAATTTACCATTGAGGATCGGCGCTATGCAATTGACAGCATCGACGAGAAAGCCGGAACAGTCAGCTTGCAGGATATTACTTTCCAGCGCAGTGTGGGCTTCCCAATTTTCCGCAGGGAAAGTATCGCATTTGTGCGTGGTGTACTTGAGCGGCAGGAGGAACCCATCTGGCAGAAAACCAGAGGCAGCGAAGTAGGCAGAGTCCGCATTGACCTGCTGCCTGAACTGCCGAAACAGGAACACATCAATTTCCATATTACTGACGACAACCTCGGCATGGGTGGCCAAAAAACAAAATACGGCTACAACGTCGCCGCCATCCGGCTGCTCAACCGGCTGGAACAAGAAAACCGTCTTGCAACCGCCGAAGAACAGGAAATTCTTGCACTTTATGTGGGATGGGGCGGCCTGCCGCAAGCCTTTGACGAAAACAACTCCTCATGGGCGAAGGAATACGCCGAACTGAAGGAGCTGCTTGACGAGGGTGAATACACCTCTGCGAGGGCCTCCACCTTAAACGCTCATTACACTTCTCCCACCGTCATCAAGGCTATATATGCCTGTCTTGTAAACATGCGTTTTCAGACCGGCAATATTCTGGAGCCTGCCATGGGCATCGGCAACTTTTTCGGTCTTGTTCCCGAAAGTATGGCAAAATCCAAGCTGTACGGCATTGAACTGGACAGCATTACGGGACGGATTGCCAAGCAGCTTTACCAGCAGGCAAACATTGCGGTGCAGGGCTTTGAGGAAACCAACCTGCCCGACAGCTTTTTCGATCTTGCCATCGGCAACGTGCCCTTTGGGAATTACAAGGTAGCGGACCGGAAGTACGACAAGCATAACTTCCTCATCCATGACTATTTCTTCGCAAAGACACTCGACAAGGTGCGTCCGGGCGGTATCGTGGCATTTATTACAAGCAGCGGCACGCTGGATAAGCAAAACCGCGAAGTCCGCAAGTACATCGCGCAGCGGGCAGAGTTTTTGGGTGCTGTGAGGCTCCCAAACAACGCATTTTTGAAAAACGCCGGAACGGAGGTCGTCGCGGACATCATCTTCCTGCAAAAGCGCGACCGCGTGATAGACATCGAGCCTGATTGGGTGCATCTCGACAAAACTCCCGAAGGCTTCACCGTCAACAGTTATTTTGTCCAAAATCCCGACATGATTTTGGGACAGCTCACCGAGGAAAACACGCAATACGGGCGGCAGGAATGTACTTGTGCGCCCTATGAGAACGCTGATCTTGCCGACCAGCTTCGCGAGGCAATGAGCAGTATCCATGCCGAAATCACTGAGTACGAAATGGACGACATAAGCGAGGACGAGGATACTTCAATCCCTGCCGACCCCAATGTGCGCAATTTCAGCTATTGCCTTGTGAACGGCGGAATCTATTTCCGTGAAAACAGTCGGATGAACCGCGTGGAAACCTCAGTCACGGCAGAGGGCCGCATCAAGGGCATGATCGGCATCCGGGATTGTGTCAGGGACTTAATCGAATATCAGACCGAGGATTACAGCGATGAGGCTATTCACGAGCAGCAGCGCAGGTTGAACCGCCTGTATGACGCCTTTACCGCCAAATACGGACTGTTAAACAGCCGCGGCAACAACATGGCGTTTTCCGACGACAGCTCCTACTGCCTGCTCTGTTCCCTTGAAATTCTGGATGAAAACGGAGAGATGGAGCGCAAGGCCGATATGTTCACCAAGCGCACCATCCGGCAACGCACCGTAATTTCCCATGTGGACACCGCCACCGAAGCATTGGCTATCTCTATCGCGGAAAAAGCCTGTGTAGACATGGGCTTCATGCGGAGCTTGACCGGCCTTTCCTATGAACAACTTGAAAAAGACCTTCAGAGCGTCATCTTCCGCAATCCTGAAAAGCTAGATAGTGAAGAAAAGCCAATGTTTGAAACGGCAGATGCCTATCTGTCCGGCAACGTGCGGGAAAAACTGAAAGCAGCCCGGAAGTTTGCCGAGATGCATTCGGAGATTTACGGCGTGAACGTCACGGCGCTGGAAGCGGTGCAGCCGAAGGATCTGGACGCTTCTGAAATTGACGTCCGGCTGGGCGCGACTTGGCTTCCCCCGGATGTGGTCAAGGACTTTATCTTTGAGTTTTTGGAAACGCCTTACCTCTATAAGCGGTACATTGATGTTCTCTACTCCACCTATACCGCCAACTGGAACGTCAAGGGCAAAAGCGACGACCGCAGCGACAACATCAAGGCCAACGTCACCTATGGTACGAAACGCATCAATGCCTATAAGATCATCGAGGAAACCCTCAATCTCCGGGATGTGCGCATCTTTGATACCGTCTATGAGGATGGAAACGAAAAGCGGGTGCTGAATAAAAAAGAAACCGCCATCGCTCAACAAAAACAGGAAGCCATCAAGGAGGCGTTTCAAGGCTGGCTATGGAAAGACCCGAAGCGTCGGGAACATCTGACAAGGCTCTATAACGACCGATTTAACTCCATCCGTCCCCGTGAGTATGATGGCAGCCATATTCGTTTTACGGGAATAAACCCGGAAATCACCCTGCGCAAACATCAGGTGGATGCGGTTGCCCATATCCTGTACGGCGGCAACACGCTGCTGGCACACTGTGTTGGCGCTGGAAAAACCTATGAAATGACGGCGGCGGCAATGGAAAGCAAACATTTGGGGCTTTGCAACAAAAGCATGTTTGTCGTGCCCAACCATTTGACTGAGCAATGGGCCGGGGAGTTTTTACAGCTCTACCCATCGGCAAATATCCTTGTGGCGACGAAAAAGGACTTTGAAACCAAAAACCGCAAGAAGTTTTGCGCGAGGATTGCCACCGGCGACTATGACGCAGTGATTATCGGGCACAGTCAGTTTGAGAAAATCCCTATTTCTGCGGAGCGTCAAAAACAGCAGTTGGAGGAACAAATCGCGGAAATCACCAGCGGTATTCGGGAGTTGAAAGATGAACGCGGCGAGCGTTACGCGATTAAGCAGCTTGAAAGAACCAAAAAGACCCTAAGGCTGAAACTGGATAAGCTTAACGACACCAGCCGTAAGGATGATGTCGTCACCTTTGAGGAACTCGGCGTTGACCGGATGTTCGTAGATGAAGCAGACTTTTATAAAAACCTGTTTTTGTTTACCAAGATGAGGAACGTGGCGGGCCTGGCGCAGACCGAGGCGCAGAAATCTTCCGACCTGTTTGCCAAGTGCCGTTACCTCGACGAGCTAACCGAAGGGCGCGGCATTATCTTTGCCACGGGAACGCCAATTTCTAATTCCATTACAGAAATGTACACCATGCAGCGGTATCTGCAATATGAAATCCTGCGCAAGAACGGCTTACAGCATTTTGACTGTTGGGCTTCTACCTTTGGGGAAACCGTCACGGCCATTGAACTTGCACCGGAGGGAACTGGTTACCGGGCAAAAACCAGGTTCGCCCGGTTCTACAATCTTCCGGAACTTATGAGTATGTTTAAAGAGGTTGCCGATATCAAGACGGCGGATATGCTCAACCTCCCCGTTCCGATAGCCAATTACCACAATGTTGCGGTGAAGCCAAGCGAATTTCAGCGGGATATGGTGGCCGAGCTTGCGGAACGTGCGGAAAAAGTACGCGCCAGAGAGGTGGAGCCGTATGAGGACAATATGCTCAAAATCACCAATGATGGCCGCAAACTGGCCCTTGACCAGCGCCTTGCGAATCCAATGCTGCCCGACCATGAGGACAGCAAGGTAAATGCCTGCGTGGACAGCATATTCCACTTCTGGCAGGAGAATAACGACAAAAAGCTGACGCAGCTTGTGTTCTGCGACCTGTCAACGCCTCATTATGACAACAGCTTCAATGTTTACGATGATGTAAAAAAGAAACTGATTGGAAAAGGCGTTCCTTCCGATGAAATCTCCTATATCCATGACGCAAACACGGAAACGAAGAAAAAAGAACTGTTTGCAAAGGTGCGCAAAGGACAGGTGCGCGTTCTTATTGGAAGTACCTTTAAGATGGGAGCCGGGACCAACGTGCAGGATAGACTGATTGCGCTCCATGACCTGGATTGCCCGTGGCGGCCCCGCGATCTGGAGCAGCGCAGCGGGCGTATTGTGAGGCAGGGCAACAAAAACGGCGAGGTGCATATCTACCGGTATGTCACCGAGAACACCTTTGACGCCTATCTCTATCAAATATTGGAGAACAAGCAGCGTTTCATTTCGCAGATCGTGACCAGCAAATCCCCCGTGAGAAGCGCAGAGGACATTGACGAAACGGCGCTTTCCTATGCGGAGGTGAAGGCGCTGGCGACCGGCAATCCGCACATACGCGAAAAGATGGATTTGGACATTCAGGTTTCTAAGCTGAAATTGTTGAAAGCTAACCATCTTAGTCAGCGTTACGCGCTGGAGGACCGGTTGTACAAGCACTTTCCGCAGCAGATCAAATTCACCGAAGAACGCATTGTGGGCTATGAAAAAGACCTTGCTTTGTACGAGTTACACAGCACTTCCGGTCCCATTGAAGAAAATACCGACAGTGCGGAGGACAGCAAATTCGCGGGCATGACTGTCAAAGGCATTCATTACGCCGAAAAAGTCAAGGCAGGCGCGGCCATTCTCGAAGCCTGCAAACTGATGATCTCACCGGAGCCGCAGGAATTAGGAAACTATATGGGCTTCCCGATGCTGTTTTCTTTTGATAGCTTTAACAAGAAGTATCAGATCACACTGCGCGGTGCTCTGAGCCATACGGTGACATTGGGTACGGACATTCACGGCAACATTACCCGCCTTAACAACGCCCAAGGCGAATTGCCTAAAAAACTGGAGTATTGCAGAGAACAGTTGAAAACGATCCAGCACCAGATGGAAACAGCGAAGGAGCAAATTGGCGTCCCGTTTGAAAAGGAGCAGGAGCTTCAAAGCAAATCTGCCCGGTTGGCGGAACTGAACATCCTGCTCAACATGGATAAACGGGAAAACGAAGTCCTGGACTGCGAGCCTGATGAAGAATTTGAGGTTCAGGAAAAGAAGGCCGTGGGCCATGAAAGATGA
- a CDS encoding helix-turn-helix domain-containing protein yields MSKGQNVSLDVIEKLCKYLNCQPGDLMEYIPD; encoded by the coding sequence ATGAGCAAAGGTCAAAATGTCTCTTTAGATGTTATTGAAAAACTATGTAAGTATTTAAACTGCCAGCCGGGTGACTTGATGGAATATATACCTGATTAG
- a CDS encoding DUF3849 domain-containing protein, which translates to MRNYDTVERWRDEYYCKLQDCKKAMMDDYALSQAYNNHTFREFMEQLIGTHGLEHVSLLLSNTIREAPWDGRYSGEIKAWANRYPAIQPAPAEQKEPMRIFALSLYEHPVILNQAARIAMQKEKELAHPKHKEPER; encoded by the coding sequence ATGAGAAATTATGACACTGTAGAGCGTTGGCGTGACGAATACTACTGCAAATTACAGGACTGCAAAAAGGCAATGATGGATGACTATGCCTTATCTCAGGCCTACAACAATCACACATTCAGGGAGTTTATGGAACAGCTTATCGGGACGCATGGTTTGGAGCATGTGTCCCTTTTGCTGTCCAACACCATCAGGGAAGCTCCGTGGGACGGGCGCTATTCGGGCGAGATTAAAGCATGGGCAAACCGCTATCCGGCAATTCAACCAGCACCTGCAGAACAGAAAGAGCCGATGCGCATTTTTGCCCTGTCTCTGTATGAGCATCCCGTCATTCTAAATCAGGCGGCGCGGATTGCTATGCAAAAAGAAAAAGAGCTTGCCCATCCCAAACATAAGGAGCCGGAGAGATGA
- a CDS encoding type IV toxin-antitoxin system AbiEi family antitoxin domain-containing protein, protein MMDNIEKIQEMLAQNNGIITTTQITEANIPRHYLKKMLVMGFLAKVDRGIYIKPEMWEDEMYILQYKYSRGIFSHETALYIHGLTDRTPKKYTMTFPYGYHVHSLKEENVVIKKSVQDLYELGLTNGVSPCGNRICLYDVERTLCDIVKGNNTCDIQIVNQAMKQYAKMPGKNITQLFDYAEKVRVKPKILNYMEVLL, encoded by the coding sequence ATGATGGATAATATCGAAAAAATCCAAGAGATGCTCGCGCAAAACAATGGAATAATTACCACTACACAGATTACGGAGGCCAATATACCAAGGCATTATCTGAAGAAAATGCTGGTTATGGGGTTCCTGGCCAAGGTTGACAGGGGGATTTATATCAAGCCGGAAATGTGGGAAGATGAAATGTATATATTGCAGTACAAGTACAGCAGAGGCATTTTTTCTCACGAAACGGCCTTGTATATTCATGGCTTGACGGACAGGACACCCAAAAAATATACCATGACATTTCCCTATGGATATCATGTGCATTCTTTGAAAGAAGAAAATGTAGTAATCAAAAAATCCGTTCAGGATCTATACGAACTCGGGTTGACCAATGGCGTTTCGCCCTGTGGCAATCGGATATGTCTGTACGATGTGGAACGGACGCTTTGCGATATCGTTAAAGGCAATAACACCTGTGACATTCAGATTGTAAATCAGGCAATGAAGCAGTATGCCAAGATGCCGGGGAAGAATATTACGCAGCTTTTTGACTATGCCGAGAAAGTGCGGGTAAAGCCTAAAATACTGAACTATATGGAGGTTTTGCTATGA
- a CDS encoding relaxase/mobilization nuclease domain-containing protein, with the protein MAATAIWDVTDRLDRVINYAANPNKTENLDFASPNFQSLLNVLEYTARDDKTEKQFYVDGINCDPAIAYVQMSQTKLQFQKTDGILAFHGYQSFAPGEASPETAHAIGVKLAQELWGGRFEVIVSTHLDKNHLHNHFVLNSVSFADGMRYYDNKATYALMRQASDRLCREYSLSVIENPQEGKSKHYAEWEAEKEGKPTWRGLIREDVDEAISASMTFSQFISTLRNQGYEVKTGVKYIAVRPQGKERFVRLKTIGEDYTEEIIKQRILKNRTPKRQEVLPEPKRKRYIARSRPNPKKARKLKGLRALYFHYLYKMGILPKQSASNKRTHFLLREDIRHMEELTAQTKLLCIHRIENKEQLSTHQSKLEQEMTALSGDRKSLYHRLRRCKDDSQVADCKQQIAGLSKKLSLLGKEVKLCTGILSRSEVMKKKLSRISLEENELRREEKEYEQRSRRSRPNRQYES; encoded by the coding sequence ATGGCGGCAACAGCGATATGGGATGTGACAGACCGGCTTGATCGGGTAATAAACTATGCCGCAAATCCCAACAAAACCGAGAACCTGGATTTTGCAAGCCCAAATTTTCAGAGCTTGCTGAATGTGCTGGAATACACCGCACGCGACGACAAGACCGAAAAGCAGTTTTATGTTGACGGCATCAACTGTGATCCGGCCATTGCCTATGTGCAGATGTCGCAGACCAAGCTGCAATTCCAGAAAACGGACGGCATTCTTGCCTTTCACGGCTACCAGTCCTTTGCGCCAGGGGAAGCCAGCCCCGAAACCGCCCATGCCATCGGCGTAAAGTTGGCGCAGGAGCTTTGGGGCGGACGCTTTGAGGTTATCGTTTCCACCCATTTGGATAAAAACCACCTGCACAACCATTTCGTACTCAATTCCGTATCTTTTGCGGACGGGATGCGGTATTACGACAACAAGGCCACCTATGCCCTCATGCGACAGGCATCCGACCGGCTGTGCAGAGAATACTCTCTGTCCGTCATTGAAAACCCGCAAGAGGGTAAATCCAAACATTACGCCGAGTGGGAAGCCGAGAAAGAAGGCAAACCAACCTGGCGGGGACTCATCCGTGAGGATGTGGACGAGGCAATCTCCGCATCCATGACCTTCAGCCAGTTTATTTCCACTCTTAGAAATCAGGGTTACGAAGTAAAGACGGGCGTGAAATATATAGCGGTGCGTCCGCAGGGGAAGGAACGGTTTGTCCGGCTGAAGACCATTGGGGAGGATTATACCGAGGAAATCATCAAGCAACGGATACTTAAGAACCGTACCCCGAAGCGGCAGGAAGTTCTGCCGGAGCCGAAACGAAAACGCTATATCGCCAGAAGCAGGCCCAATCCTAAAAAGGCTAGAAAACTCAAAGGCTTGCGGGCGTTATACTTTCACTACCTATATAAGATGGGCATTTTGCCGAAACAATCTGCGTCCAACAAACGGACGCATTTTTTATTGCGCGAGGACATCCGGCACATGGAGGAACTGACTGCTCAAACAAAGCTGCTATGTATCCACCGGATTGAGAACAAAGAGCAGCTTTCCACCCATCAGTCCAAGCTGGAGCAAGAAATGACAGCCTTATCCGGCGACCGTAAATCTCTTTACCACCGCCTGCGCCGATGCAAAGACGATTCGCAGGTTGCGGACTGCAAACAGCAGATTGCGGGACTTTCCAAGAAGCTGTCTCTGCTTGGGAAGGAGGTGAAACTTTGCACGGGCATCCTGTCCCGTTCCGAGGTAATGAAGAAGAAATTGTCCCGGATAAGCCTTGAGGAAAACGAGCTAAGAAGGGAGGAAAAGGAATATGAACAGCGGAGCCGACGCAGCAGACCAAATCGTCAATATGAGTCTTAA
- a CDS encoding DUF3991 and TOPRIM domain-containing protein, translating into MTYVTPEQIERAKQMDLLTYLKYYEPQELVHFSGSVFTTRSHDSLKISNGKWCWWSHSIGGRSALDYLVKVRGLSLPEAVIQIDGQAAMSPIPSKKPISTEPKRLLLPEKNENNAQVITYLTGRGIHREIIDYCIQTKRLYESRNYHNAVFIGLDRQGIPRYASLRGTSARRFMGEANGSDKHFSFSIPARNKCCKLHVFESAVDLMSYGTLELFSGRDWREDSCLSLAGIYKPKKDIGESTPPAALMQYLKDFPQIDGIALHLDNDTAGRQASETIQTILLSKYTIFDDSPKRGKDYNDYLKMTVIKNPLHER; encoded by the coding sequence ATGACCTATGTTACGCCTGAGCAGATCGAACGGGCCAAACAAATGGATCTGCTGACCTATCTAAAATATTATGAGCCGCAGGAGCTGGTGCACTTTTCCGGCAGCGTCTTTACGACACGAAGCCATGATAGCTTGAAGATCAGCAACGGAAAATGGTGCTGGTGGTCGCACAGCATCGGCGGGCGTTCCGCCCTGGATTACCTGGTTAAAGTGAGGGGCCTTTCCCTCCCCGAAGCGGTAATTCAAATAGACGGACAGGCCGCAATGTCGCCTATTCCGTCAAAAAAGCCGATATCCACCGAGCCGAAGAGGCTGCTTCTGCCGGAGAAAAACGAAAACAATGCCCAGGTAATTACCTACCTGACAGGTCGAGGTATCCACCGGGAGATCATCGACTACTGCATCCAAACTAAACGGTTGTATGAAAGTCGCAATTACCACAACGCGGTCTTTATCGGTCTTGATCGGCAAGGCATTCCCCGGTACGCATCGCTCCGGGGGACGTCCGCCAGGAGGTTTATGGGGGAAGCTAACGGAAGCGACAAGCATTTTTCCTTCTCCATTCCAGCAAGGAACAAATGCTGCAAGCTGCACGTATTTGAAAGTGCTGTTGACTTAATGTCCTACGGCACTTTGGAGCTGTTTTCAGGCAGGGACTGGCGAGAGGATTCCTGCCTGTCCCTTGCAGGCATTTACAAACCAAAAAAGGACATTGGGGAAAGCACCCCGCCTGCCGCTTTAATGCAATACCTGAAAGACTTCCCGCAAATTGACGGCATTGCCCTGCATTTGGACAACGACACTGCCGGACGACAGGCGTCAGAAACGATTCAAACCATTCTTCTGTCTAAATACACTATTTTTGACGATTCGCCAAAGCGCGGAAAGGATTATAACGACTATCTGAAAATGACCGTCATAAAGAATCCATTGCATGAGAGATAA